The genomic segment TCTCAGAGCCCCATCATGCGTGTAGACCTGTTCGACTTCGACCTTCCCGACGACAACATCGCGCTTCGCCCGGCAAGCCCGCGTGACAGTGCGCGTCTGCTCGTGGTCGATCCGAATGCAGGCAGCATGACGGACCATAATGTCTTCGATCTCCCCAGCTTCCTGAAACCGGGCGATGCGCTCGTCTTCAACGACACCCGCGTCATTCCCGCCCAGCTTGAGGGCGTGCGCCTTCGCGAGGGTGCGCCGGAAACGGCTGTTTCCGCCACGCTCCACATGCGCGCAGATGCCAGCCGCTGGAAGGCATTCGCGCGTCCCGGCAAGCGCATCAAGCAAGGCGACCGCATACGCTTCGGTTACGAGCGTGACAATGCCTGCGGTTTGGCTTTTCTGGAAGCGACCGTCGAGGAGAAGGGCGAGGAGGGCGAAATTACGCTCCTGTTCGATGTCTCCGGCCCGGTGCTGGACGAGGCCATCGCCTCCGTCGGCCACATTCCTTTGCCACCCTATATCGCCGCCAAGCGCCCAGAAGACGCGCAGGACCAGATGGATTACCAGACGATCTACGCCCGCGAAAAAGGCGCCGTCGCCGCACCCACCGCCGGTCTGCACTTCACGCCCGCTCTCTTCGAAGCCCTGGATGCCGCCGGTATCGAGCGGCATTTCGTAACGTTGCATGTGGGCGCTGGCACGTTTCTGCCCGTCAAGGCGGATGATACGGAGGAGCACAAGATGCACTTCGAAATCGGCACTGTATCAGAGGAAACGGCGGCCAAACTGAATGCCGTCAAGGCGAGGGGCGGGCGCATCGTCTGCGTCGGCACCACCTCGCTGCGGCTGATCGAAAGTGCGGCGCGCGACGATGGCCAGATAGCGCCGTGGTCCGGTGCAACCGGCATCTTCATCACCCCCGGCTACCGCTTCAAGGCCGTCGATATCCTGATGACCAATTTTCACCTGCCGAAATCCACGCTGTTCATGCTGGTTTCGGCTTTCTGCGGGCTGGAAACTATGCGCGAGGCCTACAGGCACGCCATCGAAACCGGTTACCGTTTCTATTCCTATGGCGATTCCAGCCTCCTTTTTCGGAAGACCTGATGCAAGAGAACTTCACCTTCACCCTCAAAGCAACCAGCGATGGCGCGCGTCTTGGCGAAGTGGCCATGCCACGCGGCACCATCCGCACGCCTGCCTTCATGCCAGTTGGCACCGTCGGAACCGTCAAGGCCATGTATCTGGATCAGGTGCGTGACCTCGGCGCCGACGTCATTCTGGGCAATACCTATCACCTGATGCTGCGCCCCGGCCCGGAGCGCGTTCAGCGTCTCGGCGGTCTGCATGAGCTGATCCGCTGGCCGCACCCGATTCTGACCGACAGCGGCGGGTTCCAGGTCATGTCGCTGTCCGGTCTGCGCAAGCTGGATGAAAAGGGTGTGACCTTCAAAAGCCATGTGGATGGCTCGCTGCACCACATGTCGCCGGAACGCTCCGTCGAAATTCAGGGCATGCTCGATTCGGACATTCAGATGCAGCTGGACGAATGCATTGCGCTGCCTGCCGAGCGCAAGGAAATCGAGCGCGCCATGGAAATGTCGCTGCGCTGGGCCGAGCGGTGCCGCGTTGCTTTCGGCGAGCAGCCTGGTAAGGCCATGTTCGGCATCGTACAGGGTGGTGATCAGCCGGATTTGCGCATTCGCTCCGCCGAAGGGCTGAAGCAGCTCGATCTCAAGGGTTACGCCGTGGGTGGCCTTGCCGTGGGCGAGCCGCAGGAGGTGATGCTGAGCATGCTTGACATTACATTGCCTGCGCTACCGACCGAAAAGCCGCGCTACCTGATGGGCGTTGGCACGCCAGACGATATCCTGAAATCGGTCGCACGCGGCATCGATATGTTCGACTGCGTCATGCCCACGCGCTCGGGCCGCCATGGTCTGGCCTTCACCCGTCGTGGTCGCGTCAACATTCGCAATGCGCGCCACGCCGAAGACATGCGCCCGCTGGACGAGCAGTCCAACTGCCCGGCATCGCGCGATTACTCCCGCGCCTACCTGCATCATCTGGCTCGCTCCAACGAAGCGCTCGGCGGCATGCTGCTCTCCTGGCACAATCTGGCCTATTATCAGGAACTGATGCAGGGCATCCGCAAATCCATCGAAGAAGGCCGCTTTGCCGATTTCTATGCGGAAACCATTGAAATGTGGGCGAAAGGCGATATCGATCGCATCTGATATCGTTTCCTTTTGAAACGAGCGCCAGCCGGATCGACTGCATTGCCAACCGCGCCCTATGTTCTCTTCCGCGATGATACGACCGGTTCGGTGACGCTGTTCACCGAACCGGAAGAGATCATCGTTGCGTATGAGCCTGATGAGTTCCCGGTCGCACTGGAGCGCATGCAGCAGGCGCGCGATGACGGCAAATATCTCGCTGGCTACATGTCCTATGAGGCAGGCTATCTCTTCGAGAAAAAGCTGGCGCCGCTCGCAGACGTCAAACGCGATGTCCCGCTTCTCTGCTTCGGCGTCTTCACGTCACCGTCGGGTGATATCGCCACGCCTCCCGCAGCCTTGATGCCTGTCGATGATTTTCTGAGCGATATCAAACCCGCCTGGACGCTGGCGCAGTACCGCGAACAGTTCGGCAAGCTGCATCAGCATTTGCGACAGGGCGATTGTTATCAGGCCAATCTGACGATGCCGATCCATGCGCGTTGGCACGGCGATGCGTTCACCGCATTCTGGTCGCTGATCGAGCGCCAGCCAGTCAAATACGGCGTGCTGATCGATCTCGGCGGCCCCGTCATCCTCTCCCGCTCTCCCGAACTGTTTTTCTCGGTCAAGGATGGCTGGATCGAAACGCACCCCATGAAGGGCACCATCCGGCGCGGCAATTCACCCGCTGAAGACGCGGCCTTGATCGAGAGCATGTCGCAGGATGAAAAGACGCTCGCCGAAAACCGCATGATCGTGGACCTGCTGCGCAACGACATATCGCGCATCACGCAGGTCGGCACGCTGGACGTGCCCCGTCTCTTCGAAATCGAGACCTATCCCACTGTTCACCAGATGGTCAGCCATATCAGCGCCAGGCTTCTGCCTGATCTCTCCATCGCCGATATTTTCGCAGCCCTGTTTCCTTGCGGCTCGATAACGGGTGCACCGAAAATGCGGGCGATGGAAATACTCAGCGATCTGGAGATAGGCCCGCGCAATGCCTATTGCGGCGCCATCGGCCTAATATCACCAACCGGAGACATGCGCTTCTCGGTCGCCATTCGCACCATCACCCTGTTCGAAACCGGCGCCGCCACCTTCAACGTCGGCGGCGGCATCGTGTTCGATTCGACTGCGGATGCCGAGTACGACGAGTGCCTGTTGAAAGCGAAGTTCGCGACGGGCGAGAGGCGGCTGGTTTAGGTGACAACCATTGCCGTCATCCTTGAGCTTGTCCGACTGCTGTCCGGTTTAAATTGGAGGAAGTTTTGGCGGAAATACTTTCACTTCCGTCACCCCGGCCTTGAGCCGGGGTCCAGCCGACGCGCGTCTGCGCGTCGAGAGAAGTTCCTTCAGCCCAAGGACTTGGGCTGACTGGATACCGCATCAAGTGCGGCATGACGGATTTGGGTGAGGTGCTCTTGCCACTCCATAAGGAGCCCGACGATGACGGCAAGTGATAGCCCAACCGTCTTCTGATCGAACATAAACCCTTCCGTCAATCGTTCCCCGCCGCCATATTCAACCCATCCATATCCGGCACAGTAATGTGCCTGTTATTCTCGATCCGTATCACGCCGTCCTTGCGCAGCTTGGTCATCTGGCGGCTGACGGTCTCTATCGTCAGACCTAGAAAATCCGCGATATCGGCGCGCGAGAGCGGCAGGTCGAAGCAGGAGTGGTCGTCGCTTTCGGGGTCGATGTGGGTGGCGATGAGGTAGAGGAAGCTTGCAACTTTTTCCTGTGCGGATTTGCGGCCCAGCGTCAGCATCCAGTCGCGCGCTTCGTCCAGTTCCTTCAGCGACTGGCTGTGCAGCCTGCGCTCCATGCCGGGCACGTCTCCCGCCATCCGGTCCACGACGCGGCGCGGGAACAGGCAGATTTCCACATCCGTGGCCGCTTCCGCTGTCATGTTGCTTTCCGCCACGAAGGGACGACCGAGGAAGTCGGGCGCAAATTGCAGGCCGACGATTTGCTGGCGGCCATCCGACATCATCTTGGACAGCTTCACCACGCCTTTGAGAATGTTGGCATAATAGGGAACGACTTCACCCTGGCCGAGCAGTTCGTGACCGAGCTCGATTTTCTTGCGGCTGGAATGACGGCTGAGTTCGATAAGCTGATCCGGCTGCAAGACACCGCACAAACCCCCGTGCCGTGCTTCGCAGGCGCGGCAGACAACCGGAATGTCCGAGTTGTGAATGTTTCGCTGTAAGGTGTCCATAGTGCAGTTCCGATCGCAACCGCCGTAGCGGAAGCGCGCCATCAACTGACTGATGTGCCCGTTCCCCGCCCTGGCAAGCCGTAATCCCCCACGGCTTTTGATAGGCAATCTTTATGCCCTGACTTGATCGAAGTCAAAGTTGCAAACTGTCGCAGCCTGTATCCGTTAGTCGCATAATTGATACATGCTAAGAGGGCATTCTGCTGTGACCGAGCATCTCATCCGCAAATATTCCACCGCCGTCCCGCGCTACACCAGCTATCCCACCGCGCCGCACTTTCACGAGGGAATCGACTCGAGCGTCTACGTCTCGTGGCTGGACATGCTGGGGGCGGACAACCGCATCTCGCTCTATGTGCATATTCCCTATTGCGACAGGCTGTGCTGGTTCTGTGCGTGCCACACCAAGCACACCCTGAAGTACGAGCCGATCGCAGCCTATCTGAAATCTCTGCACCGCGAGATTGAGTCGGTGAGCCAGCATGTGTCGCGCTCGGCGAAGGTCACGGCGGTGCATTTCGGCGGCGGCTCGCCGACCATGGTCAAGCCTGATGACCTGATTGCGCTGATGGACTGTCTGCGTGCCGCATTCTCCTTTGCGCCTGATGTCGAAATCAGCGTCGAGATGGACCCCAACGATCTGGATGAAGGACGCTACGATGCGCTCGCCGCCATCGGCATGACGCGCGCGAGCCTTGGCGTGCAGGATTTCGATCCGAAAGTACAAAAGACCATCAACCGGATCCAGACCTTCGAGCAGACGAAATCCGTTGTCGAAGCCGTGCGGGCGAGGGGCGTGCACTCGGTCAATTGCGATATTCTCTACGGCCTGCCGTTTCAGACGTTGGAGACGCTGAAAGATACGGTCGACAAGATCATTTCCCTCAGTCCAGACCGCATCGCCCTGTTTGGCTATGCCCATGTGCCGTGGATGAAGAAACACCAGACGATGATTCCCGAGGCGGCACTGCCGGATGTGTCCGAACGCTATCGCCAGATGACCATGGCCGGGCAAATGCTGATGGCTGCTGGTTACGTCGCCATCGGCATTGATCATTTCGCAAGGCCCAACGACACACTGGCTTTGGCCATGAAGGACGGCGCTTTGAAGCGCAATTTTCAGGGCTACACGGATGACAGCGCTGATGCTCTGATCGGGCTGGGCGCCTCATCCATTGGCAAGTTGCCGCAGGGCTATGTGCAGAACATGCCCGCGACAGGTGAATATGAACGCATGGCCGATAGTGGTGAACTCTGTGTAGTGCGCGGTATCGCGCTGTCGCAGGAAGACCGCGTCCGTGCCTTCGTAATCGAGCGCATCATGTGCGATTTCGCCCTCGATCTCACGGCCCTCGCGAAGCTTTTCGGCCCGGCAGCAGCGCTTGCCATTGCCGAGGCAAAGCAGTTTGCCGCTGGCGAGCGGGACGGGCTGGTGGCCATGGAGGAGGGCGTCTTCAGGTTGACGGAGGCGGGCAAGCCCTTCGCCAGAAGCATCGCCGCCACCTTCGATACCTATCTTTCCAGCGGTCGCGGGCGCCATTCGGTTGCTGTTTAGGCAACACTTTGCCCTGAAAATTCAATGATGCTTCACGAAGCCATTGGCTTTTTTGCGCAAGTTGCCTATGTGGTGCCTCATACATTAAAGACACACGAAGGATTATGGGCGTGACAGCTACATTCGACAAGGTTGCAGACATTATCGCTGATACCAGCGAAATCGACCGCGAAACCATTACGCCGGAAAGCCACACGATCGACGATCTGGGCATCGACAGCCTCGACTTCCTCGACATCGTTTTCGCGATCGACAAGGAATTCGGCATCAAGATCCCGCTCGAGCAGTGGACGCAGGAAGTCAACGAAGGCAAGGTTTCGACCGAAGAATACTTCGTTTTGAAAAACCTCTGCGCGAAGATCGACGAGCTGAAGGCCGCCAAGGGCTGATTTGTCGGGTTCGCCATGAGGCGGGCCGCACAGCCGATGAGGCCCGCCAAACCCTCCGTCATGCTCGGGCTTGTCCCGAGCATCTGCAACCGATCGACTGTTGCGACGTGGTTGGATCCTCGGGACAAGCCCGAGGATGACGGGGAGGGTGACACGGCTTTCTTACCAAGACACGCCCGCCGATGAGGCGGGTTTCTGTTTTTTGCCTCTGCTGTAAAGCAATCCCAAACCCATCCGCATCCTCGAACTTCTTACGGACGGAACATGCT from the Agrobacterium vaccinii genome contains:
- the fnrN gene encoding transcriptional regulator FnrN gives rise to the protein MDTLQRNIHNSDIPVVCRACEARHGGLCGVLQPDQLIELSRHSSRKKIELGHELLGQGEVVPYYANILKGVVKLSKMMSDGRQQIVGLQFAPDFLGRPFVAESNMTAEAATDVEICLFPRRVVDRMAGDVPGMERRLHSQSLKELDEARDWMLTLGRKSAQEKVASFLYLIATHIDPESDDHSCFDLPLSRADIADFLGLTIETVSRQMTKLRKDGVIRIENNRHITVPDMDGLNMAAGND
- the tgt gene encoding tRNA guanosine(34) transglycosylase Tgt — its product is MQENFTFTLKATSDGARLGEVAMPRGTIRTPAFMPVGTVGTVKAMYLDQVRDLGADVILGNTYHLMLRPGPERVQRLGGLHELIRWPHPILTDSGGFQVMSLSGLRKLDEKGVTFKSHVDGSLHHMSPERSVEIQGMLDSDIQMQLDECIALPAERKEIERAMEMSLRWAERCRVAFGEQPGKAMFGIVQGGDQPDLRIRSAEGLKQLDLKGYAVGGLAVGEPQEVMLSMLDITLPALPTEKPRYLMGVGTPDDILKSVARGIDMFDCVMPTRSGRHGLAFTRRGRVNIRNARHAEDMRPLDEQSNCPASRDYSRAYLHHLARSNEALGGMLLSWHNLAYYQELMQGIRKSIEEGRFADFYAETIEMWAKGDIDRI
- a CDS encoding aminodeoxychorismate synthase component I, whose translation is MPTAPYVLFRDDTTGSVTLFTEPEEIIVAYEPDEFPVALERMQQARDDGKYLAGYMSYEAGYLFEKKLAPLADVKRDVPLLCFGVFTSPSGDIATPPAALMPVDDFLSDIKPAWTLAQYREQFGKLHQHLRQGDCYQANLTMPIHARWHGDAFTAFWSLIERQPVKYGVLIDLGGPVILSRSPELFFSVKDGWIETHPMKGTIRRGNSPAEDAALIESMSQDEKTLAENRMIVDLLRNDISRITQVGTLDVPRLFEIETYPTVHQMVSHISARLLPDLSIADIFAALFPCGSITGAPKMRAMEILSDLEIGPRNAYCGAIGLISPTGDMRFSVAIRTITLFETGAATFNVGGGIVFDSTADAEYDECLLKAKFATGERRLV
- a CDS encoding acyl carrier protein codes for the protein MGVTATFDKVADIIADTSEIDRETITPESHTIDDLGIDSLDFLDIVFAIDKEFGIKIPLEQWTQEVNEGKVSTEEYFVLKNLCAKIDELKAAKG
- the queA gene encoding tRNA preQ1(34) S-adenosylmethionine ribosyltransferase-isomerase QueA, with product MRVDLFDFDLPDDNIALRPASPRDSARLLVVDPNAGSMTDHNVFDLPSFLKPGDALVFNDTRVIPAQLEGVRLREGAPETAVSATLHMRADASRWKAFARPGKRIKQGDRIRFGYERDNACGLAFLEATVEEKGEEGEITLLFDVSGPVLDEAIASVGHIPLPPYIAAKRPEDAQDQMDYQTIYAREKGAVAAPTAGLHFTPALFEALDAAGIERHFVTLHVGAGTFLPVKADDTEEHKMHFEIGTVSEETAAKLNAVKARGGRIVCVGTTSLRLIESAARDDGQIAPWSGATGIFITPGYRFKAVDILMTNFHLPKSTLFMLVSAFCGLETMREAYRHAIETGYRFYSYGDSSLLFRKT
- the hemN gene encoding oxygen-independent coproporphyrinogen III oxidase; this encodes MLRGHSAVTEHLIRKYSTAVPRYTSYPTAPHFHEGIDSSVYVSWLDMLGADNRISLYVHIPYCDRLCWFCACHTKHTLKYEPIAAYLKSLHREIESVSQHVSRSAKVTAVHFGGGSPTMVKPDDLIALMDCLRAAFSFAPDVEISVEMDPNDLDEGRYDALAAIGMTRASLGVQDFDPKVQKTINRIQTFEQTKSVVEAVRARGVHSVNCDILYGLPFQTLETLKDTVDKIISLSPDRIALFGYAHVPWMKKHQTMIPEAALPDVSERYRQMTMAGQMLMAAGYVAIGIDHFARPNDTLALAMKDGALKRNFQGYTDDSADALIGLGASSIGKLPQGYVQNMPATGEYERMADSGELCVVRGIALSQEDRVRAFVIERIMCDFALDLTALAKLFGPAAALAIAEAKQFAAGERDGLVAMEEGVFRLTEAGKPFARSIAATFDTYLSSGRGRHSVAV